The genomic region AGTCCAGAGCTTGCTTGCCACCAGTAATTTCAACAGAGACCGTATCCGGGTCCAGGTAGTACTTCGTCTTGTCGTAGAAACCGATGAGGTTTACGGGAATGTTGTTGTAAGTCTTTGTTTCCATTTTCTGGATGTTCACAGAGACCTGAATGGTGGAATCGCTGGGATTCACGAAAGCCGGGAGAACGGAGAAGTCCAGGGGTACGTTGAACTTCTGGGAACTAGTCAAGGAATCGAAGATGATAGAGTCTGTAGGAATATCGATGATGCGGGTCAGAGCGTTACGGGCGCCGGATACCTTGAGTTCTTCGGGAGTGATTTTTGGCTGGTCTGCAAGCAGGTAGCCCTGGGCTGCGTTAAACTGGATGTTCGGTTTGATAGGCACGTTTCTGTGGATTCGTGTATCCAGGTCCATGTCTACGAACAGCAGCTGGTTTTCGGGTTCGACGAAACGAATGTCGGGGAAATTGGGTGCCACAAAGTTCTTGCTATCAAGATGGATTCTTGTGCCGCCAAGTTCTGCCTTCTGGAGGTCTACAACCATGGAAATAACATTCTGCTTGTTCTTGTACTGATGCTGCAAGCGGATCAAGTCCCAGGAGCGGCCTTCGACCTTGATGGACAAGGTTTGAGGAGGCTTAGAGGCGATGGCCATGGATTCCGGCAGTTTAACAAATTGCAGGGGAGCTTCCAGGGAAAGCTGGAAGTCCTTCTGTGAAATCACCAAGAACCAAAGGGCAATGCCGAAGATCAGTGCTGTTATCTTTAATACGATATTTCCCATAGTCGACCCGTAAAGAACTATCTAAAATTTAGTTATATTCATCGTCGTGTTCGGACAACTTGGCTATTTAATATCAGAATCTTTCCGTGGAATGAAGCAACACCGCACGGTTATCTTGCCGTCGTTGGTCACTATTTTCCTTTGTTCACTGCTGTTGTCTGCATCCTTCGTTGTTTTTGGCGGCGTGACCAAGGTTCTGTCCGCTGAAAAAACTCTTTATACTGTTGAGGCTTTCTTACCTGAAGATGTGGGCGAAGATTCCATTGCTGTCATCCGCGACAGACTGGAACATTTCAAAAGGATCGACTCTGTTTCCTTTATCAGTGCCGATTCCGCCTTGGCTGATTTCCGTAACCATTTCTCCGAAGAGATGCTGGAACTGGTGGAAGGGAATCCTATTCCGCCGTTCTTCCGTGTGACCTTAAGTGAAGAAAACCAGGATCCTGCAGACCTTGCAGATGTAAGGAACGCTCTTTTGAACGAAGGCTTCTTTGATGAAGTGCAGGCTCCGGTAGAATGGGTCGAGAAAATCGCAGCTTGGAAATTCAAGATGGTTTTCTGGCCTATTTGCGTCAGTGTTCTTTTGCTGATTACCCTGTCCTTGATTATTTGCAACTCTGTTCGTCTTTCCTTGATGTCCCGAAAGCTCCTTGTAGAAAACATGAAGTATGCTGGCGGAAGCCATTTCTTTATCGAATTTCCGTTTGTGCTTCAAGGTGTAATCCAAGGTTTTGTGGGAAGTTCCCTTTCTGTGATATTGCTGCTTGCCATTATTAGGGCGGTGGCTGATGCGCTCCCCATTGTCGCTGCTAATCTTGGCGGTTTGGGATTGATTTTGGTGTCTGTCATTTTGCTTGTGACTGGACTTTCCGGATACTTTAGCTTCCGTACAGTACGAGGCTTTTTGACCATAAAGCGCAATGAACAGGAATAGTCATGCGTTTCTTGGTTCTTGTGATTACGTTGTTCTTGGGCCTTGGCCTTGCTGAGGCCGCACCCGCGAAACCTGCACAGAACAAATCGGCTCCTGCAAAATCAGCGCCGGCGAAAGCACCTGCAAAAACTCCGGCGAAGTCTGCTCCTTCCAAGGCTTCCGCCAAGTCGAATAATTCGAAGTCTGTCACCAAGAAAACCGACGCACAGATCAATGAGCAGAAGAATGCCTTGAAGAAACTGGAATCGGACTTGGCAAAAAAGCGCCAGGAATTGGCCATGCTGGAAACTGAGGAAAGAGGTGTGCTGAACACCATTTCCCTTTTGGACCAGAACTTGAATCAGACGAGAAACTACCTTAACGAACTTGCAAAAAATGAGAGCCTGCTGGAACGCACTCTCGTACAGCTTGCCGCAGATATTGATTCTCTGGACCGAAAGATTGGCGACCGTAAGGAAGTCATGAAGAAGAGAATCCGTACTTTGTATGTAAATGGCCGCAGCAGTGAAGCCAAGATTCTCTATAGCCTTTTGACCCAGGAAGGTAATCCGGAAAGACAGGTCTACTGGGTTCACCATATCCTATACCAGGACAGGGAAGAAATCGATTACCTGCAGAGTCTTGTGCAAGAACGCGATGAAAAGAAACAGCAGGAACAGAGCCACTTGTCCGACCTGAAGACCCTCCGTTCCAAGAAGGCCGTAGAAGAAAAGGGTCTTGTGTCCCAGATGTCTGGCCAGGAAAAAATGCTGAAGTCCCTGAAGCAGGACCAGAATATGCAGCGCCGTGCCTTGCAGGAATTTGAACAGAACCAGAAGACCATGCTCGCTCTTATCAAGAAGTTGGAAGAACGCCGCAAGAAGGAAATCGAGGAAGCCAAGAAGGCAGAAGCTGCCCGGAAGGCTCGAGAAAAGGCCGCCAAGGAAAAGGGCAAGAAGTTGCCGCCTCCGCCGCCGAAGGTTACCAAGCCCAAGGTCACCGTGGCAGAAAGCGTGAAGGGACCCAAGTGTACGCCTCTTGAAGGTGATATCATTAGCCAGTACGGCCTGCAGGAACATCCGGTTCTGCACATTATGACCCGTAACCTGGGCGTGGAAATCCGTGGTAAGCGTGGTGCGTCCGTTCGTGCTGCTGCTGCAGGTTCTGTGGTGATGGTTGGCGAAATCGATGGCCGAGGCCCCTCTGTCATTATTGAACATGCGGGCGGAACCTACTCTGTTTATGGCCATATGAAGTCTATTCGCGTCCAGGAAGGCAAAGAAGTACGAAATTGCGAAGAAATTGGCGAAGTAGGTGATGTGGCCTCCCTAAATGGAATTAAATTGTATTTCCAAGTTAGCGAAGGAACACAAACAATCGATCCGTTGCAATGGTTGAAAACAAAATGATCCAGTACACTTTAAATGGCCCGGTCTCTCAGGAACGCGCACGCATCCGACTTATGTCCGCATTGCGTGAAAATCGCTTTCCCCAGTCTATTCTGATCGACGGTCCTGCTGGTATCGGCAAGAAGGCTCTGGCTATGGAACTGGCCAAGGCCTTGATGTGTTCCAACCCCAACGCCCGCCCCTGCGGACATTGTTTTGGCTGCCGCATGGCAACCGACAGCGGTGT from Fibrobacter sp. harbors:
- a CDS encoding peptidoglycan DD-metalloendopeptidase family protein, which translates into the protein MRFLVLVITLFLGLGLAEAAPAKPAQNKSAPAKSAPAKAPAKTPAKSAPSKASAKSNNSKSVTKKTDAQINEQKNALKKLESDLAKKRQELAMLETEERGVLNTISLLDQNLNQTRNYLNELAKNESLLERTLVQLAADIDSLDRKIGDRKEVMKKRIRTLYVNGRSSEAKILYSLLTQEGNPERQVYWVHHILYQDREEIDYLQSLVQERDEKKQQEQSHLSDLKTLRSKKAVEEKGLVSQMSGQEKMLKSLKQDQNMQRRALQEFEQNQKTMLALIKKLEERRKKEIEEAKKAEAARKAREKAAKEKGKKLPPPPPKVTKPKVTVAESVKGPKCTPLEGDIISQYGLQEHPVLHIMTRNLGVEIRGKRGASVRAAAAGSVVMVGEIDGRGPSVIIEHAGGTYSVYGHMKSIRVQEGKEVRNCEEIGEVGDVASLNGIKLYFQVSEGTQTIDPLQWLKTK
- a CDS encoding permease-like cell division protein FtsX, with protein sequence MFGQLGYLISESFRGMKQHRTVILPSLVTIFLCSLLLSASFVVFGGVTKVLSAEKTLYTVEAFLPEDVGEDSIAVIRDRLEHFKRIDSVSFISADSALADFRNHFSEEMLELVEGNPIPPFFRVTLSEENQDPADLADVRNALLNEGFFDEVQAPVEWVEKIAAWKFKMVFWPICVSVLLLITLSLIICNSVRLSLMSRKLLVENMKYAGGSHFFIEFPFVLQGVIQGFVGSSLSVILLLAIIRAVADALPIVAANLGGLGLILVSVILLVTGLSGYFSFRTVRGFLTIKRNEQE